A window of the Streptomyces sp. NBC_00454 genome harbors these coding sequences:
- the gltB gene encoding glutamate synthase large subunit — protein MDGRPAQQGMYDPRNEHDACGVGFVANLTGEASHTLVEQALTVLRNLEHRGATGSEPDSGDGAGILSQVPDAFLREAAGFDLPEAGAYAVGIAFLPADGTAQAVAVEQIEAIAAEENLTVLGWREVPVTPDLLGNGARATMPAFSQLFVSNGTSGIELDRKAFVLRKRAEREAGVYFPSLSARTIVYKGMLTTGQLEPFFPDLSDRRFASAIALVHSRFSTNTFPSWPLAHPYRFVAHNGEINTVKGNRNWMRARESQLASGLFGEGALERIFPICTPDASDSASFDEVLELLHLGGRSLPHSVLMMIPEAWENHTSMAPARRAFYKYHSTQMEPWDGPACVTFTDGTQVGAVLDRNGLRPGRYWVTDDDFVVLSSEVGVLDIDPAKVVRKGRLQPGKMFLVDTAQKRIIEDDEIKDALAAEHPYEEWLETGEIELEDLPEREHIVHTHASVTRRQQTFGYTEEELRVILAPMARTAGEPLGSMGTDSPIAALSERPRLLFDYFTQLFAQVTNPPLDAIREELVTSLLSSLGPQGNLLEPTAASCRSVTLPFPVIDNDELAKLIHVNADGDMPGMKAATLSGLYRVSGGGEALAARLEEIRGEVDAAIENGAHLIVLSDRHSDAEHAPIPSLLLTSAVHHHLIATKQRTQVGLLVEAGDVREVHHVALLIGYGAAAVNPYLAMESVEDLLRAGTFLSGLEPEQAIKNLIYALGKGVLKVMSKMGISTVASYRGAQVFEAVGLNEEFVQAYFEGTATKIGGAGLEVIAKEVAARHAKAYPVSGIAATHRALEIGGEYQWRREGEPHLFDPDTVFRLQHATRNRRYDIFKQYTDRVNEQSERLMTLRGLFGFNTEARPSISIDEVESVADIVKRFSTGAMSYGSISKEAHETLAIAMNQLGAKSNTGEGGEDPDRLYDPARRSSIKQVASGRFGVTSEYLVNADDIQIKMAQGAKPGEGGQLPGHKVYPWVAKTRHSTPGVGLISPPPHHDIYSIEDLAQLIHDLKNANPAARIHVKLVSEVGVGTVAAGVSKAHADVVLISGHDGGTGASPLTSLKHAGGPWELGLAETQQTLLLNGLRDRIVVQTDGQLKTGRDVIIAALLGAEEFGFATAPLVVSGCVMMRVCHLDTCPVGIATQNPVLRDRFSGKPEFVVNFFEFIAEEVRELLAELGFRTIEEAVGHAELLDTSKAVTHWKAQGLDLEPLFYVPELPEGAVRHALIEQDHGLEKALDNELIELAAEALNADSAETAQPVRAQVAIRNINRTVGTMLGHQVTKKFGGAGLPDNTIDLTFTGSAGQSFGAFLPRGVTLRLEGDANDYVGKGLSGGRVVVRPDRGADHLAEYSTIAGNTIGYGATGGEMFLRGRTGERFCVRNSGALVVSEGVGDHGCEYMTGGNAVVLGETGRNFAAGMSGGVAYVIDLDVNNVNVGNAGAVEALSESDAEWLHDVVRRHEEETGSTVAAKLLADWTASAARFSKIIPTTYKAVLAAKDAAELAGLSESETTEKMMEAATNG, from the coding sequence ATGGACGGTCGCCCCGCCCAGCAGGGCATGTACGACCCGCGCAACGAGCACGACGCCTGTGGCGTCGGCTTTGTGGCCAACCTCACCGGCGAGGCCAGCCACACGCTGGTCGAGCAGGCGCTGACCGTATTGCGGAACCTCGAGCACCGAGGCGCCACCGGCTCCGAGCCCGACTCCGGCGACGGCGCCGGCATCCTCTCCCAGGTTCCGGACGCGTTCCTGCGCGAGGCGGCCGGATTCGACCTTCCCGAGGCCGGCGCGTACGCCGTCGGCATCGCCTTCCTCCCCGCCGACGGCACCGCACAGGCCGTCGCCGTGGAGCAGATCGAGGCCATCGCCGCCGAGGAGAACCTGACGGTTCTCGGCTGGCGCGAGGTCCCGGTCACCCCGGACCTGCTCGGCAACGGCGCCCGCGCCACCATGCCGGCCTTCTCGCAGCTGTTCGTCAGCAACGGGACGAGCGGCATCGAGCTGGACCGCAAGGCCTTCGTGCTGCGCAAGCGCGCCGAGCGCGAGGCCGGGGTCTACTTCCCGTCGCTCTCCGCGCGCACCATCGTCTACAAGGGCATGCTGACCACCGGCCAGCTCGAGCCCTTCTTCCCGGACCTCTCCGACCGCCGCTTCGCCTCGGCGATCGCGCTGGTCCACTCCCGGTTCTCGACGAACACCTTCCCGTCCTGGCCGCTCGCCCACCCGTACCGCTTCGTCGCCCACAACGGCGAGATCAACACGGTCAAGGGCAACCGGAACTGGATGCGGGCCCGCGAGTCCCAGCTGGCCTCCGGCCTCTTCGGCGAGGGCGCCCTCGAGCGGATCTTCCCGATCTGCACCCCGGACGCCTCCGACTCCGCCTCCTTCGACGAGGTCCTGGAGCTGCTCCACCTCGGCGGCCGCTCCCTCCCGCACAGCGTGCTGATGATGATCCCGGAGGCGTGGGAGAACCACACCTCCATGGCCCCGGCCCGCCGCGCGTTCTACAAGTACCACTCCACGCAGATGGAGCCGTGGGACGGCCCCGCCTGCGTCACCTTCACCGACGGCACCCAGGTCGGCGCGGTCCTCGACCGCAACGGTCTGCGCCCCGGCCGCTACTGGGTCACCGACGACGACTTCGTCGTGCTCTCCTCCGAGGTCGGCGTCCTGGACATCGACCCGGCCAAGGTCGTCCGCAAGGGCCGCCTGCAGCCCGGCAAGATGTTCCTCGTCGACACCGCCCAGAAGCGGATCATCGAAGACGACGAGATCAAGGACGCGCTGGCCGCCGAGCACCCCTACGAGGAGTGGCTGGAGACCGGCGAGATCGAGCTCGAGGACCTCCCCGAGCGCGAGCACATCGTCCACACCCACGCCTCGGTCACCCGCCGCCAGCAGACCTTCGGCTACACCGAGGAAGAGCTGCGCGTCATCCTGGCGCCGATGGCCCGTACCGCCGGCGAGCCGCTCGGCTCCATGGGTACGGACTCCCCGATCGCCGCCCTGTCCGAGCGCCCCCGGCTGCTCTTCGACTACTTCACGCAGCTCTTCGCGCAGGTCACCAACCCGCCGCTGGACGCCATCCGCGAGGAGCTCGTCACCTCGCTGCTGTCCTCGCTCGGCCCGCAGGGCAACCTGCTGGAGCCGACCGCCGCGTCCTGCCGCAGCGTCACGCTGCCGTTCCCGGTGATCGACAACGACGAGCTCGCCAAGCTGATACACGTCAACGCCGACGGCGACATGCCGGGCATGAAGGCCGCCACCCTCTCGGGCCTCTACCGGGTCTCGGGCGGTGGCGAGGCGCTGGCCGCCCGCCTCGAGGAGATCCGCGGCGAGGTCGACGCGGCCATCGAGAACGGCGCGCACCTGATCGTCCTCTCGGACCGTCACTCCGACGCCGAGCACGCGCCGATCCCGTCGCTGCTGCTCACCTCGGCCGTGCACCACCACCTCATCGCCACCAAGCAGCGCACCCAGGTGGGTCTGCTGGTCGAGGCCGGCGACGTGCGCGAGGTCCACCACGTCGCGCTGCTCATCGGCTACGGTGCCGCGGCCGTCAACCCGTACCTCGCCATGGAGTCCGTCGAGGACCTCCTGCGCGCCGGTACCTTCCTGTCCGGCCTGGAGCCGGAGCAGGCCATCAAGAACCTGATCTACGCGCTCGGCAAGGGCGTCCTGAAGGTCATGTCCAAGATGGGCATCTCCACCGTCGCCTCCTACCGCGGCGCACAGGTCTTCGAGGCCGTCGGCCTGAACGAGGAGTTCGTCCAGGCGTACTTCGAGGGCACCGCCACCAAGATCGGCGGCGCGGGCCTCGAAGTCATCGCCAAGGAGGTGGCCGCGCGCCACGCCAAGGCGTACCCCGTCTCCGGCATCGCGGCCACGCACCGCGCGCTGGAGATCGGCGGCGAGTACCAGTGGCGCCGTGAGGGCGAGCCGCACCTGTTCGACCCGGACACGGTCTTCCGCCTCCAGCACGCCACCCGCAACCGCCGGTACGACATCTTCAAGCAGTACACGGACCGGGTGAACGAGCAGTCCGAGCGCCTCATGACGCTCCGCGGCCTGTTCGGCTTCAACACGGAGGCGCGCCCGTCGATCTCCATCGACGAGGTCGAGTCGGTCGCCGACATCGTCAAGCGCTTCTCCACCGGCGCCATGTCGTACGGCTCCATCTCCAAGGAAGCCCACGAAACCCTCGCCATCGCCATGAACCAGTTGGGCGCCAAGTCCAACACCGGTGAGGGCGGCGAGGACCCCGACCGCCTGTACGACCCGGCGCGCCGCTCCTCCATCAAGCAGGTCGCCTCCGGCCGCTTCGGTGTCACGAGCGAGTACCTGGTCAACGCGGACGACATCCAGATCAAGATGGCGCAGGGTGCCAAGCCCGGCGAGGGCGGCCAGCTGCCCGGCCACAAGGTCTACCCGTGGGTCGCCAAGACCCGGCACTCCACCCCGGGTGTCGGCCTGATCTCCCCGCCGCCGCACCACGACATCTACTCCATCGAGGACCTGGCTCAGCTGATCCACGACCTCAAGAACGCGAACCCGGCCGCACGCATCCACGTGAAGCTGGTTTCCGAGGTCGGTGTCGGCACCGTCGCCGCGGGCGTCTCCAAGGCCCACGCGGACGTCGTCCTCATCTCCGGCCACGACGGCGGTACGGGCGCGTCCCCGCTCACCTCGCTGAAGCACGCGGGCGGTCCCTGGGAGCTCGGCCTCGCCGAAACCCAGCAGACCCTGCTGCTCAACGGGCTGCGCGACCGCATCGTGGTCCAGACGGACGGCCAGCTCAAGACCGGCCGCGACGTCATCATCGCCGCGCTGCTCGGCGCCGAGGAGTTCGGTTTCGCGACCGCGCCGCTCGTCGTCTCCGGCTGCGTCATGATGCGCGTCTGCCACCTGGACACCTGCCCGGTCGGCATCGCCACCCAGAACCCGGTCCTGCGCGACCGCTTCTCCGGCAAGCCCGAGTTCGTCGTCAACTTCTTCGAGTTCATCGCGGAGGAGGTGCGCGAGCTCCTCGCCGAGCTGGGCTTCCGCACCATCGAGGAGGCCGTCGGTCACGCCGAGCTCCTCGACACCAGCAAGGCCGTCACGCACTGGAAGGCGCAGGGTCTCGACCTGGAGCCGCTCTTCTACGTGCCGGAGCTGCCCGAGGGCGCGGTCCGCCACGCCCTGATCGAGCAGGACCACGGTCTGGAGAAGGCCCTCGACAACGAGCTCATCGAGCTCGCCGCCGAGGCGCTGAACGCCGACTCCGCCGAGACCGCCCAGCCGGTCCGCGCCCAGGTCGCGATCCGCAACATCAACCGGACCGTCGGCACCATGCTCGGCCACCAGGTCACCAAGAAGTTCGGTGGCGCGGGCCTGCCCGACAACACCATCGACCTGACCTTCACCGGTAGCGCCGGCCAGTCCTTCGGGGCCTTCCTGCCCCGCGGCGTGACCCTGCGCCTGGAGGGCGACGCCAACGACTACGTCGGCAAGGGCCTCTCCGGCGGCCGTGTCGTGGTCCGCCCGGACCGCGGCGCCGACCACCTGGCGGAGTACTCCACCATCGCCGGCAACACCATCGGCTACGGGGCCACCGGCGGCGAGATGTTCCTGCGCGGCCGCACCGGCGAGCGCTTCTGCGTCCGCAACTCCGGCGCCCTGGTCGTCTCGGAAGGCGTGGGCGACCACGGCTGCGAGTACATGACCGGCGGCAACGCGGTCGTCCTCGGCGAGACGGGCCGCAACTTCGCGGCCGGCATGTCGGGCGGCGTCGCGTACGTCATCGACCTCGACGTGAACAACGTCAACGTCGGCAACGCGGGCGCGGTCGAAGCCCTCTCCGAGTCCGACGCCGAGTGGCTGCACGATGTGGTGCGCCGCCACGAGGAGGAGACCGGCTCGACCGTGGCCGCGAAGCTCCTGGCTGACTGGACCGCCTCGGCGGCCCGCTTCAGCAAGATCATCCCGACCACGTACAAGGCAGTGCTCGCCGCCAAGGACGCCGCTGAGCTCGCCGGACTCTCGGAGTCCGAGACCACGGAGAAGATGATGGAGGCGGCGACCAATGGCTGA
- a CDS encoding VIT1/CCC1 transporter family protein — protein sequence MSIIDFEAPLHTAHRDNHTHLDVNGGWLRPAVFGAMDGLVSNLALMTGVAGGAVAPHVIVVTGLAGLAAGALSMAAGEYTSVASQRELVLAELEIERQQLRKHPVDEMEELAELYVSRGVEPALAREVAMQMSRDPEQALEIHAREELGIDPDDLPSPMVAAVSSFASFALGAMIPLLPYLLGATTLWPAVLMALLGLFACGAVVSRVTARSWWYSGLRQLVLGGAAAGVTYILGTWIGGAVG from the coding sequence ATGTCCATCATCGATTTCGAAGCACCGCTCCACACCGCCCACCGCGACAACCACACCCACCTGGACGTCAACGGTGGCTGGCTGCGCCCGGCCGTGTTCGGTGCGATGGACGGGCTCGTCTCCAACCTGGCCCTGATGACCGGTGTCGCGGGCGGCGCCGTCGCCCCGCACGTCATCGTGGTCACCGGCCTGGCCGGTCTCGCCGCGGGCGCACTGTCGATGGCGGCGGGCGAGTACACCTCGGTCGCCTCGCAGCGCGAGCTCGTCCTGGCGGAACTGGAGATAGAGCGCCAGCAGTTGCGCAAGCACCCCGTCGACGAGATGGAGGAGCTGGCCGAGCTCTACGTGTCACGCGGTGTCGAGCCGGCGCTGGCCCGCGAGGTGGCCATGCAGATGTCCCGCGACCCGGAGCAGGCGCTGGAGATCCACGCCCGCGAGGAGCTGGGGATCGACCCCGACGACCTGCCCTCGCCGATGGTCGCCGCCGTGTCCTCCTTCGCCTCCTTCGCGCTGGGCGCGATGATCCCGCTGCTTCCGTACCTGCTCGGCGCCACGACCCTGTGGCCCGCGGTGCTGATGGCACTGCTGGGGCTCTTCGCCTGCGGCGCGGTGGTCTCCCGGGTCACGGCCCGGTCCTGGTGGTACAGCGGACTGCGCCAGCTCGTCCTGGGTGGCGCGGCGGCGGGTGTGACGTACATCCTGGGAACCTGGATCGGCGGAGCCGTAGGCTGA
- a CDS encoding ADP-ribosylglycohydrolase family protein: MELIACNPQVLLERARGALLGLAVGDALGAPAENMKPSEIRAKWGRIEGFVSDDPAGTDDTEYAIFSGLLLARHGSALTVAHVERAWHHWIADLDEGPFRGAGFSERGTLENLRRGLAAPISAQHRHAWSDGLAMRAAPFGVFAAGRPAEAARLVAIDGCVSHDGEGIYGGQAVAAGVAAAMAGGSPASVISAALSVIPSDSWTARSLRRAVTAAPRGERAVRSAVVIGGYPWTDLAPEAVGLAFGAFAACGGDFASSVLTAVNMGRDADTTAAVAGALAGAMSGAPAIPAAWSSAIGPVRGSCLPSMRGYHVLDIADLLTPETETPR; the protein is encoded by the coding sequence ATGGAGCTGATTGCATGCAATCCGCAGGTCCTCCTCGAACGGGCCCGGGGTGCTCTTCTGGGACTGGCCGTGGGTGACGCCCTGGGCGCCCCCGCGGAGAACATGAAGCCGTCGGAGATCCGGGCGAAATGGGGCCGGATCGAGGGCTTCGTCTCGGACGACCCGGCCGGCACGGACGACACCGAGTACGCGATCTTCTCGGGGCTGCTGCTGGCCCGCCACGGATCGGCGCTCACCGTCGCCCACGTGGAACGCGCGTGGCACCACTGGATCGCGGACCTGGACGAGGGGCCGTTCCGCGGCGCCGGCTTCTCGGAGCGCGGCACGCTGGAGAACCTGCGCCGGGGCCTCGCCGCGCCGATCTCCGCGCAGCACCGGCACGCGTGGTCGGACGGACTGGCGATGCGGGCGGCGCCCTTCGGGGTCTTCGCGGCGGGCCGCCCGGCCGAGGCGGCGCGCCTCGTGGCCATCGACGGCTGCGTCAGCCACGACGGCGAGGGCATCTACGGGGGCCAGGCGGTCGCGGCGGGGGTCGCGGCGGCCATGGCCGGGGGCTCCCCGGCCTCGGTGATCTCCGCCGCCCTGTCGGTCATCCCCTCGGACTCCTGGACGGCGCGCTCCCTGCGCCGGGCGGTGACGGCCGCCCCGCGCGGCGAACGGGCGGTCCGCTCGGCGGTGGTCATCGGCGGCTACCCGTGGACGGATCTGGCCCCGGAAGCGGTCGGGCTGGCCTTCGGAGCCTTCGCCGCGTGCGGGGGCGACTTCGCCTCCTCGGTCCTGACGGCGGTCAACATGGGCCGCGACGCGGACACCACCGCGGCGGTGGCGGGCGCCCTGGCCGGAGCGATGTCCGGAGCCCCCGCGATCCCGGCCGCCTGGTCCTCGGCGATCGGCCCGGTCCGCGGCAGCTGCCTCCCCTCGATGCGCGGCTACCACGTCCTGGACATCGCGGACCTCCTCACCCCGGAAACCGAGACCCCCCGATGA